In one window of Sinorhizobium chiapasense DNA:
- a CDS encoding alpha/beta fold hydrolase domain-containing protein, translated as MIIYSDENLEVIHRPGSSEYLLVTFNEMEMQANGSRFWGQRFCEKADIAALGFISRRPNWFPAASVVKAVSAAAPILRTASERILYGHSQGGYAALRYRRRFDATVVIAFCPQLSIDPKSVPFDGRFTRHYVPDLHANMSIATDHTAGRAYIFYDPFHVVDRRHAERIATLQADTRLVPVHMTGHGTVRAFTGTTRALSLIEACRADDTPNLRTIARSARVDAPMRPYQIAVTAIARHPVWADRVHRRFGGGFSPVERVNFLYHRANRHIRDGELAVARDKLAEVVALRPGDAGFAWRLQELDSRMARAL; from the coding sequence ATGATCATCTATTCCGACGAAAACCTCGAGGTGATACATCGCCCCGGATCGTCGGAGTATCTTCTCGTCACCTTCAATGAAATGGAAATGCAGGCGAACGGCAGTCGCTTCTGGGGTCAGCGGTTTTGCGAAAAGGCAGACATTGCTGCGCTCGGCTTTATCAGCAGGCGGCCGAACTGGTTCCCGGCGGCAAGCGTCGTGAAGGCGGTGAGCGCGGCGGCACCGATACTTCGCACAGCGTCGGAGCGCATCCTCTACGGCCATTCGCAGGGCGGCTATGCGGCGCTACGCTACCGACGGCGCTTCGACGCCACGGTCGTGATCGCCTTTTGTCCGCAACTCTCGATAGATCCCAAGTCTGTGCCTTTCGACGGCCGGTTCACTCGCCATTACGTGCCCGACCTCCACGCCAACATGTCGATTGCAACCGACCACACTGCCGGTCGGGCCTATATTTTTTACGACCCCTTCCATGTCGTCGATCGCCGCCACGCTGAGCGGATTGCGACGCTGCAAGCGGATACACGCCTCGTTCCCGTGCACATGACGGGTCATGGCACTGTCCGGGCATTCACCGGAACGACGCGCGCCCTTTCGCTTATCGAGGCCTGCCGTGCCGACGACACCCCCAACCTGCGCACCATCGCTCGCTCGGCCCGAGTCGATGCCCCCATGCGTCCCTATCAGATCGCAGTCACGGCGATCGCCCGCCATCCCGTCTGGGCCGATCGCGTTCATCGGCGCTTCGGCGGCGGCTTTTCGCCGGTCGAACGGGTCAACTTCCTCTATCATCGCGCCAACCGCCATATCCGCGATGGCGAACTCGCGGTTGCGCGCGACAAGCTGGCGGAGGTCGTAGCGCTGCGACCGGGTGATGCGGGCTTCGCGTGGCGGCTACAGGAGCTTGACAGCCGCATGGCTCGCGCGCTCTAG
- a CDS encoding glycosyltransferase family 4 protein, protein MSDRLRVLVVSHGHPVMSLGGAETASHSLHKGLNTLPGVESIYLARVGHPVPRHGASALMSHRLAPDEVLFHADDYDHFFLSNGDTEAIRRDLLRFVGDLTPHVVHFHHLIGMGVEALYALREALPESIIVVTFHEYLSICHNHGQMVKRPSGQLCSRASPIGCHGCFPEIPVSRFLKREQFLCGMLGLADAFVSPSMFLATRYVEWGIDAEKLSVIDNGIVPGEVAPVRDLPAQTARRNRFAYFGQMTPFKGIDVLIDAVSRVPQEIWGEDSCLMIFGGNLERQPTEFQDRVKKLMDEAGRRVRFYGAYQNGDMPRLMRSVDWVVLPSTWWENSPMVIQEALHHRRPIICSDIGGMAEKVRDGRDGLHFRAGSAQDLADRLIEVVREPQAWDRLRASLRPPTSHVDAARAHADLYRRLLRKKRSAMNGGRYDPVSLTA, encoded by the coding sequence ATGAGCGATCGGCTCCGTGTTCTCGTTGTTTCACATGGCCATCCGGTGATGTCGCTTGGCGGGGCGGAGACGGCGTCCCATAGCCTTCACAAGGGCCTGAACACGTTGCCGGGAGTTGAATCGATCTATCTGGCCCGCGTCGGCCATCCCGTCCCGCGCCACGGTGCGTCGGCGCTCATGAGCCACCGCCTCGCGCCGGATGAAGTCCTCTTCCACGCCGACGACTACGACCACTTCTTCCTCTCCAACGGCGATACCGAAGCAATCCGTCGCGACCTCCTGCGCTTTGTCGGCGATCTCACCCCCCATGTGGTTCACTTCCATCACCTGATCGGCATGGGAGTGGAGGCCCTCTACGCCCTTCGCGAGGCATTGCCTGAATCGATCATCGTGGTGACCTTCCACGAATATCTTTCGATCTGCCACAATCACGGGCAAATGGTGAAGCGGCCTTCAGGCCAACTCTGCAGCAGGGCTTCTCCCATCGGCTGCCACGGATGCTTTCCCGAAATCCCGGTGTCCCGTTTCCTGAAGCGCGAACAGTTCCTGTGCGGGATGCTCGGCCTTGCCGACGCCTTCGTCTCCCCAAGCATGTTCCTCGCCACGCGGTATGTCGAATGGGGAATCGACGCGGAGAAACTCTCCGTAATCGACAATGGGATAGTGCCCGGCGAGGTCGCGCCCGTGCGAGACCTGCCGGCTCAGACCGCCCGGCGAAACCGCTTCGCCTATTTCGGGCAGATGACGCCCTTCAAGGGCATCGATGTGCTCATCGATGCCGTTTCACGCGTGCCGCAGGAGATTTGGGGCGAGGATTCCTGCCTGATGATCTTCGGCGGCAACCTCGAACGCCAGCCCACCGAATTCCAGGACCGGGTCAAGAAGCTCATGGACGAGGCGGGCCGCAGGGTGCGCTTCTATGGTGCCTATCAAAACGGGGACATGCCGCGGCTGATGCGCTCCGTCGACTGGGTGGTCCTGCCGTCCACCTGGTGGGAGAACTCGCCGATGGTTATCCAGGAAGCGTTGCACCACCGTCGGCCGATCATCTGCTCCGACATCGGCGGCATGGCCGAAAAAGTTCGGGACGGGAGGGACGGGCTGCACTTCCGCGCCGGCAGCGCGCAGGACCTGGCCGATCGACTCATCGAAGTCGTGCGCGAGCCACAGGCTTGGGATCGACTGCGTGCAAGCCTGCGCCCGCCGACCAGCCATGTCGACGCCGCTCGCGCCCACGCAGACCTCTATCGCCGGCTCCTCAGAAAAAAACGGAGCGCGATGAATGGCGGGCGCTACGATCCGGTCTCGCTGACCGCCTGA
- a CDS encoding glycosyltransferase family 4 protein, protein MSMRILVAAHNHPALHPGGTEIFAHDLFRAYRRAGCETLFLGATNQIHRQARPGTSFQGIGSAGDEVLLWSGHFDRFFMSQIDLYGVVPDLAELLREFRPDVVHIHHLLLLGAEFPHIVRRTLPECRIVMTLHDYYPICHHDGLMVRTTGKELCHKATPDRCHACFKDIALDRFVLRESHLKALLREVDRFVAPSRFLRQRFIEWGLEEDAISVIPNGLPRRDVGAETPRISGDRPVFGYFGNLNPWKGVPVLLEAARQLIAEGVPFELRVHGGAPFQSESFKEEIGRLFGETAPVVQQRGPYRREDVADLIAAVDCTIVPSIWWENAPLVIQEAQALGRPVIVSNIGGMAEMIEGGVNGLTVAPNDPRALASAIRRFVEDPALGRRLSANAREPDDIDTTARRYLELIDAIGPVHIEAA, encoded by the coding sequence TTGAGCATGCGTATTCTCGTTGCCGCCCATAACCATCCGGCGCTCCATCCCGGGGGCACCGAGATCTTCGCGCACGACCTGTTCCGCGCCTATAGGCGGGCAGGCTGCGAAACGCTTTTTCTCGGCGCCACGAACCAGATCCACCGCCAGGCGCGGCCGGGGACGAGCTTTCAGGGGATCGGCTCTGCAGGCGATGAAGTGTTGTTGTGGTCCGGTCACTTCGACCGGTTCTTCATGAGCCAGATCGATCTCTACGGTGTCGTTCCGGACCTCGCGGAACTGTTGCGCGAGTTCCGGCCAGACGTGGTGCACATCCACCACCTGCTCCTGCTCGGCGCGGAGTTCCCGCATATCGTCCGCCGCACGCTGCCTGAGTGCCGGATCGTCATGACGCTGCACGACTACTATCCCATCTGTCATCACGACGGCCTGATGGTGCGTACGACCGGCAAGGAACTCTGCCACAAAGCAACTCCCGACCGCTGCCACGCCTGCTTCAAGGACATTGCTCTCGACCGGTTCGTGTTGCGCGAAAGTCATCTGAAAGCCCTGCTGCGCGAAGTGGACCGTTTCGTTGCACCGAGCCGCTTCCTCCGGCAGCGCTTCATCGAGTGGGGGCTTGAAGAGGATGCGATCAGCGTCATTCCGAATGGATTGCCACGTCGAGATGTAGGCGCAGAAACGCCTCGCATTAGCGGAGATCGGCCCGTGTTCGGCTACTTCGGCAATCTCAATCCATGGAAGGGCGTGCCGGTGCTACTTGAGGCGGCGAGACAACTCATTGCCGAGGGCGTACCGTTCGAGCTGCGCGTTCACGGCGGCGCCCCCTTCCAGAGCGAAAGTTTCAAGGAAGAGATTGGTCGGCTGTTCGGCGAAACGGCACCGGTGGTGCAACAGCGCGGCCCCTATCGCCGCGAAGATGTCGCCGATCTCATCGCTGCGGTCGACTGCACGATCGTTCCTTCGATCTGGTGGGAGAACGCCCCATTGGTCATCCAGGAGGCGCAGGCTCTCGGTCGGCCGGTCATCGTCAGTAATATCGGCGGCATGGCCGAAATGATCGAGGGCGGCGTCAACGGCCTCACTGTCGCACCCAACGATCCGCGCGCGCTGGCATCCGCCATTCGACGTTTCGTGGAAGACCCGGCTTTGGGACGGCGCCTTTCCGCAAACGCCCGCGAGCCTGACGACATCGATACGACTGCACGACGCTATCTCGAACTGATCGACGCGATCGGGCCGGTGCATATCGAAGCGGCATAG
- a CDS encoding class I SAM-dependent methyltransferase — translation MSEIALRQESVPATVLPASEDRVQWLLSSVLRNRFLPQPAPDSVFVGDGDFKAVGAEFLGHFIRMGGLQHESRVLDIGCGIGRMAVPLTQYLDFEKGRYSGIDPVEGGIAWCRRFITPAYPNFAFQRVDIAHDLYNPQGKISGKALKLPYADRHFDFVIMTSIVTHLPPDEVLVYLSEIGRLLRPGGRLFMTAFVVDPVAAANETGRRDPRLAFERDGDGPCWFVPDLPRLAAVGFDDGFLDGALGRAGLTAVVKSLGSWRGQAADHYQDVFVAEHRGSGA, via the coding sequence ATGAGCGAGATCGCGCTGCGTCAAGAGAGCGTGCCGGCGACGGTGCTTCCCGCCAGTGAGGATCGAGTTCAGTGGTTACTGAGCAGCGTCCTGCGCAACCGCTTTCTGCCGCAACCGGCCCCCGACAGCGTTTTCGTCGGCGATGGAGACTTCAAGGCGGTGGGTGCCGAATTCCTCGGCCATTTCATACGGATGGGCGGGTTGCAGCACGAAAGCCGTGTGCTCGACATCGGTTGCGGTATCGGTCGGATGGCGGTTCCGCTCACCCAGTATCTGGACTTCGAGAAGGGACGCTACAGCGGCATCGACCCCGTCGAAGGCGGCATCGCCTGGTGCAGGCGTTTCATCACTCCCGCCTATCCGAACTTCGCGTTCCAGCGGGTCGACATCGCGCACGACCTTTACAATCCGCAAGGCAAGATCAGCGGCAAGGCATTGAAACTCCCCTATGCCGATCGTCACTTCGATTTCGTCATCATGACATCGATCGTCACTCACTTGCCGCCCGACGAGGTCCTCGTCTATCTGAGCGAAATCGGCAGGCTCCTGCGGCCGGGCGGACGCCTGTTCATGACCGCCTTCGTTGTCGACCCGGTTGCCGCAGCGAATGAGACAGGCAGGCGCGATCCGCGCCTGGCGTTTGAGCGCGATGGCGACGGGCCCTGCTGGTTCGTCCCCGACCTGCCCCGGCTTGCCGCGGTGGGTTTCGACGACGGCTTCCTGGATGGCGCCCTCGGCCGGGCGGGCCTCACAGCCGTCGTGAAGTCGCTCGGCTCCTGGCGCGGGCAGGCGGCTGATCATTATCAGGACGTTTTCGTCGCCGAGCACCGGGGGAGCGGCGCTTGA
- a CDS encoding glycosyltransferase family 2 protein, producing MTFDDRTRGASGVCDDAKAFRLGSEVAVLIFDVPARLPSAGKCTLVMPEQPVPLVSTTLSLATGRHRILWAMRPGMQPAPVQISTEGGSLQTVTLRPIGELPPFDVEALFADLAPEGCIKFLSNLLTAWRSAFRLSRDPLFVGVVEDALHALTSRPRLAKVACPVAEGRYLVETGISPDFGEISAVYGLSANAVLPMTSQFLVGGQGEKNLRPCHLIVECARLPHSLVLQGKRGIAVREVARDNPRYPSLQAWWSERGRAPDLREFVVRSLSDVPEGGAAMAVDLQLRAPLPARQVGKSPMHPAAEVDLALALSGGLLAGGWSRDPTGVLAGIDYLKEDGTVIPLDGNWHEFPAWARGIDENSRTDVTGFVAWLPLIEPLGALLQPRFQMRLASGAVKPLVPKPQPFEPTAQRNRILRAVPPQHAIDQAFRTILAPALQDVERRLGGTIEVDYTKDYGLSQKTPIVSIVVPLYRVLDFLRFQLSGMATDPWLARNAEIIYVLDSPEIQAETEHLLGGFHLLHGLPMKLVVMNCNGGYARACNAGARFARGTVLVMLNSDVVPTATGWLQALIRPLMEQKRLGAVGPKLIFEDGSLQHAGLYFARDRHGVWLNHHFHKGMPGDYAPAQVPRCVPGVTGACLVTRRDIYERVGGYTEDYVIGDYEDSDLCLKIRRCGYDVGYEPSACLYHFERRSIRRSQDYMRGVASQYNSWLHTERWNDDIADLMAAGSGNETIASLRGEAEARSAA from the coding sequence GTGACGTTCGACGACCGTACGAGGGGCGCCAGCGGCGTTTGCGACGACGCGAAGGCCTTTCGGCTCGGCTCCGAGGTAGCCGTATTGATCTTTGATGTTCCCGCCAGACTGCCGTCTGCGGGCAAGTGCACACTCGTCATGCCCGAGCAACCGGTCCCGCTTGTCAGCACCACGCTTTCGCTCGCCACCGGCAGACATCGCATCCTCTGGGCCATGCGCCCCGGCATGCAACCGGCCCCCGTGCAGATCTCGACCGAAGGCGGCAGCCTTCAAACGGTTACCCTGAGGCCCATCGGCGAACTGCCCCCCTTCGATGTCGAGGCCCTGTTTGCCGACCTTGCGCCGGAGGGTTGCATCAAGTTCCTGAGCAATCTTCTGACTGCCTGGCGAAGCGCGTTCCGACTTTCCAGGGACCCGCTTTTCGTCGGCGTGGTCGAGGACGCGCTTCACGCGCTCACCTCACGGCCGAGGCTCGCCAAGGTCGCCTGCCCCGTCGCTGAGGGGCGATACCTTGTCGAGACCGGAATCAGTCCTGATTTCGGCGAGATCAGCGCGGTCTACGGCTTGAGCGCGAACGCCGTGCTGCCAATGACCTCACAGTTTCTTGTCGGCGGCCAAGGGGAGAAAAATCTGCGGCCGTGCCATTTGATCGTCGAATGTGCGAGGCTTCCCCACTCCTTGGTATTGCAGGGCAAGAGGGGCATTGCGGTCCGGGAAGTGGCACGCGACAATCCCCGCTATCCGAGCCTCCAAGCCTGGTGGAGCGAACGGGGCCGCGCGCCCGATCTGCGAGAGTTTGTCGTGCGGTCACTGTCGGACGTGCCCGAAGGTGGTGCGGCGATGGCAGTCGACCTGCAGCTTCGCGCCCCGTTGCCTGCGCGACAGGTCGGCAAATCGCCAATGCATCCCGCCGCGGAAGTCGATCTTGCTCTGGCCCTCTCAGGCGGCCTGCTCGCCGGCGGATGGTCGCGAGACCCGACAGGCGTTCTTGCCGGAATCGACTACCTGAAAGAGGACGGCACGGTGATCCCGCTCGACGGCAATTGGCATGAGTTTCCAGCCTGGGCACGTGGAATCGACGAGAACTCGAGAACCGACGTGACCGGTTTTGTTGCCTGGCTGCCGCTGATCGAGCCGTTGGGTGCACTCCTCCAGCCGCGCTTTCAGATGCGGCTCGCGTCCGGCGCGGTGAAGCCCCTCGTACCGAAGCCGCAGCCCTTCGAGCCCACGGCGCAGCGCAATCGCATCCTGCGTGCAGTGCCGCCGCAGCACGCCATCGACCAAGCCTTCCGCACAATACTTGCGCCCGCTCTGCAGGATGTGGAACGGAGATTGGGCGGGACAATAGAAGTCGACTACACGAAGGACTACGGCCTGTCGCAGAAGACGCCGATCGTCTCGATCGTCGTGCCGCTTTACCGGGTACTAGATTTCCTGCGCTTCCAGCTCTCCGGCATGGCGACCGATCCGTGGCTCGCGCGCAACGCGGAGATCATCTACGTGCTGGATTCCCCGGAGATCCAGGCCGAGACGGAACATCTGCTTGGTGGCTTCCATCTCCTCCACGGTCTGCCGATGAAGCTCGTGGTCATGAACTGCAATGGCGGCTACGCACGGGCCTGCAACGCCGGTGCGCGCTTCGCGCGGGGCACGGTGCTCGTGATGCTCAATTCCGACGTCGTACCCACGGCAACCGGTTGGTTGCAGGCGCTCATACGGCCGCTCATGGAACAGAAGAGGCTCGGCGCCGTCGGTCCGAAGCTCATCTTCGAGGACGGTTCGCTGCAGCATGCCGGGCTGTACTTTGCGCGCGACAGGCACGGCGTGTGGCTCAACCACCACTTTCACAAGGGCATGCCGGGCGACTATGCGCCGGCGCAGGTCCCCCGCTGCGTTCCCGGCGTTACCGGTGCATGCCTGGTCACGCGGCGGGATATCTACGAACGCGTTGGCGGGTACACGGAGGACTATGTCATCGGCGATTATGAAGACAGCGATCTGTGCCTCAAGATCCGTCGGTGCGGTTACGACGTCGGCTATGAGCCCTCGGCGTGCCTTTATCATTTCGAACGCCGGTCGATCCGCCGCAGCCAGGATTACATGCGCGGCGTCGCCAGCCAATACAATTCATGGCTGCATACCGAGCGCTGGAACGACGACATCGCCGACCTGATGGCCGCCGGCAGCGGCAATGAGACAATCGCGTCGCTCCGCGGCGAAGCAGAAGCAAGGAGTGCGGCATGA
- a CDS encoding calcium-binding protein: MATLEGGAYDDALFGSRFDDFIRAHGGDDFVNGGKGHDIIFGDGGDDLLFGGDGNDTVFGGEGTDILYGEKGNDTLVGGSGDDLLDGDKGNDILLGGEGNDFLVGGKGSDLLYGGAGNDIINGGEGNDLLVGGQGSDVFVFDGGGGNDVILDFTPGEDVLQIAKGINGLDIAAPEDLASRITQVGGNVVIDLGHGDTLTLVDADAEDIQAHPENYFTVH; this comes from the coding sequence ATGGCCACTTTGGAAGGCGGCGCATACGACGACGCCCTGTTTGGCTCTCGCTTTGACGATTTCATTCGCGCCCACGGGGGTGATGATTTCGTCAACGGAGGCAAGGGGCACGACATCATCTTCGGTGACGGAGGTGACGACTTGCTGTTCGGCGGAGACGGGAATGACACCGTGTTCGGCGGCGAAGGCACAGACATTCTCTATGGTGAGAAGGGCAACGACACCCTGGTCGGCGGATCGGGCGACGACCTGCTCGACGGCGACAAGGGTAACGACATCCTTCTTGGCGGCGAAGGCAACGACTTCCTCGTCGGCGGCAAGGGCAGTGACCTGCTCTACGGTGGCGCCGGCAACGACATCATCAATGGCGGCGAAGGCAACGATCTCCTGGTCGGCGGCCAGGGCAGCGATGTATTCGTTTTCGATGGCGGTGGCGGCAACGACGTCATCCTCGACTTCACCCCCGGCGAGGACGTGCTGCAGATCGCCAAGGGCATCAACGGCCTGGACATCGCCGCGCCCGAGGACCTGGCTTCGCGCATCACCCAGGTTGGCGGCAATGTCGTGATCGACCTCGGTCATGGCGACACCCTGACGCTGGTGGACGCGGACGCCGAAGACATTCAGGCCCATCCCGAAAACTATTTCACAGTCCACTGA
- a CDS encoding HlyD family type I secretion periplasmic adaptor subunit has translation MMKEPTLPVRLDAQPPVKTDNPERRLPVRAGAPFSAAATEVDLSEDHPRSPIRRLVIAGLTTILVAFGGFFGWAFSTELSSASVSSGTIVVDSKRKTISHFEGGVLSRVLVQEGDHVAAGQPVIKLEDTRARSDLQALQSRRVGLIAKLARLRSEQAGAAEIDFPVELAGTGDTAAGDAVMAETAFFEKRHEAKKGKIEIQRKTIEEYSEKAKSLAGQLQATERQIELMNEQRTAIATLVDKAFAQRSKLIEIDARLSELAATRGEVAGDKAQAEKAMAGAELALTGIESDFQSEIAGEITTARLELADVEERMIAARDVLRRLEIRSPQAGVIANIQLRTPGSAVTPGQPLLDIVPEDEPLLVEMHVSTRDIDSITIGSKTQIRLTAYSQRTHLPLDGKITYIAADQSVDEKSNVSYFVARAELAPESLAANPDIRLYPGMPAEVLIVHKPRSAIDYLVSPVTDSFNRAFRED, from the coding sequence ATGATGAAAGAACCGACCCTTCCAGTTCGTCTGGATGCGCAGCCCCCCGTCAAGACCGACAATCCGGAACGCCGCCTGCCGGTCCGCGCAGGCGCTCCGTTTTCCGCGGCCGCGACGGAAGTCGACCTCTCGGAGGACCACCCCCGTTCGCCCATTCGGCGCCTCGTCATTGCGGGACTGACGACGATCCTGGTTGCGTTCGGCGGATTTTTCGGCTGGGCGTTCTCGACGGAGCTCAGCAGTGCCTCGGTGAGCAGCGGCACGATCGTCGTCGACTCCAAGCGCAAGACGATCAGCCATTTTGAAGGCGGCGTCCTCAGCCGTGTCCTGGTTCAGGAGGGCGATCACGTTGCCGCCGGGCAACCGGTCATCAAGCTCGAGGACACGCGTGCCCGCTCCGACCTCCAGGCACTGCAAAGCCGCCGCGTCGGCCTGATAGCAAAGCTCGCGCGTCTCCGGTCCGAGCAGGCGGGGGCAGCGGAGATCGACTTCCCCGTCGAACTCGCCGGCACAGGCGACACGGCCGCCGGGGATGCGGTCATGGCGGAAACAGCCTTCTTCGAGAAGCGCCACGAAGCCAAGAAGGGGAAAATTGAGATCCAGCGCAAGACCATCGAGGAATATTCCGAGAAGGCCAAGTCGCTCGCCGGGCAACTTCAGGCGACCGAGCGCCAGATCGAGCTCATGAACGAGCAGCGCACGGCAATCGCAACCCTGGTCGACAAGGCATTTGCCCAGCGCTCGAAGCTCATCGAGATCGACGCCAGGCTCAGCGAGCTTGCCGCAACGCGCGGCGAAGTTGCCGGTGACAAGGCCCAGGCGGAAAAAGCGATGGCCGGCGCCGAGCTCGCGCTGACCGGAATAGAAAGCGACTTCCAGTCGGAGATCGCTGGAGAGATCACCACGGCGCGGCTCGAACTCGCGGACGTCGAGGAGCGAATGATCGCAGCGCGGGACGTCCTGCGCCGCCTCGAGATCCGCTCTCCCCAGGCAGGCGTCATTGCCAACATCCAGCTGCGGACGCCCGGCAGCGCGGTCACCCCCGGCCAGCCGCTGCTCGACATCGTCCCCGAGGACGAGCCGCTGCTTGTGGAAATGCATGTCAGTACGCGCGACATCGACAGCATAACGATCGGCTCCAAGACGCAGATCCGCCTGACGGCCTATAGCCAGCGCACCCATCTGCCGCTCGACGGCAAGATCACCTATATCGCTGCCGACCAATCGGTGGATGAGAAGTCCAACGTTTCCTATTTCGTGGCGCGCGCCGAGCTCGCGCCGGAGTCCCTCGCCGCCAATCCCGATATCCGCCTCTATCCGGGCATGCCAGCCGAGGTGCTGATCGTGCACAAGCCCCGTTCGGCAATCGACTATCTCGTTTCCCCGGTCACCGACAGCTTCAACCGGGCATTCCGGGAAGATTGA
- a CDS encoding type I secretion system permease/ATPase has product MRNTVPNQMISKGQISANPVQNGTINPRLLVLRARRVFVVTLLYAALLSACINLLQLTMPLYMMQVHDRVLNSQSMDSLVMLTILALGALVVLGVLDFIRALTFQAMGSAVVRWLNLPVLTAAVQASADQGLARATQSLRDLTELRGFLTSSAVSAPLDAAWSPIFLGVLFLLHPIFGMIGAISVTVLVCCGLLNDLLTRQLMKEASQANIEAVSKIGATLRHAEAIEAMGMLPALAKKWRAAQLHALSVLEASGIRSRAMASITRSLRFAIQMISLAAGALLVMKQEISPGAMMATTILVGRLLLPFDSVIENWRQWVLAIAGWRRIEAALNENLAIRQTMPTPRSEGDLVVDKLVYAAPGIDVPIIKGISFSLSPGEVLGIVGPSAAGKSTLARLLVGILKPTAGGVFLDGNNVYLWERSSFGKVAGYLPQSVSLLEGTIRENIARMEESDPYKVLEASRLADVHDMIGRLPLGYDTPVGEGQLTLSGGQRQRIALARCLYGRPRLIVLDEPNANLDAIGERALIRAVEDARRDGAIVILIAHRPAIMQVADKLLVLEGGRISQFGPRTDVVASMMPGETRREGTA; this is encoded by the coding sequence ATGCGTAATACTGTTCCGAATCAAATGATTAGCAAGGGCCAAATCAGTGCAAATCCGGTGCAAAACGGAACAATCAACCCAAGGCTGCTAGTCTTGCGAGCTCGTCGCGTTTTCGTTGTGACACTTCTTTATGCAGCTTTGCTAAGCGCCTGTATCAACCTCCTGCAACTAACGATGCCGCTCTACATGATGCAGGTACATGACAGGGTGTTGAATAGCCAGAGCATGGACTCGCTGGTGATGCTGACGATCCTGGCACTCGGCGCGCTTGTCGTTCTCGGCGTGCTCGATTTCATCCGCGCCCTCACCTTTCAGGCCATGGGCAGTGCCGTGGTGCGCTGGCTCAACCTGCCGGTTCTCACCGCCGCGGTGCAAGCCTCTGCCGATCAAGGGCTTGCGCGCGCCACGCAGTCGCTCAGGGACCTGACCGAGCTGCGCGGTTTTCTGACCTCGTCGGCGGTCAGCGCTCCCCTGGACGCTGCCTGGTCACCCATTTTTCTGGGCGTTCTTTTTCTGCTCCACCCGATCTTCGGGATGATTGGCGCGATCTCCGTGACAGTGCTTGTCTGCTGCGGTCTCCTGAACGACCTCTTGACCCGGCAGCTCATGAAAGAGGCAAGTCAGGCTAATATTGAGGCAGTCTCGAAGATAGGTGCGACATTACGCCACGCCGAGGCCATAGAGGCCATGGGGATGCTGCCCGCACTCGCGAAAAAGTGGCGCGCCGCACAGCTGCACGCCCTCAGTGTGCTGGAAGCCAGTGGAATCAGAAGCAGGGCGATGGCCTCGATTACCCGTAGCCTGCGCTTTGCCATTCAGATGATATCGCTCGCCGCGGGCGCCCTGCTCGTGATGAAGCAGGAGATTTCCCCCGGCGCGATGATGGCGACGACCATTCTTGTCGGGCGCCTTCTCCTGCCCTTCGATTCCGTCATCGAGAACTGGCGCCAATGGGTATTGGCCATCGCCGGCTGGCGCCGGATCGAGGCTGCGCTCAACGAAAACCTCGCGATCCGCCAGACCATGCCGACGCCGCGCTCCGAAGGCGACCTCGTCGTGGACAAGCTGGTCTACGCCGCTCCCGGCATCGACGTGCCGATCATCAAGGGCATCTCCTTCTCGCTCTCACCCGGGGAGGTTTTGGGGATCGTCGGCCCCTCCGCCGCCGGCAAGTCCACTTTGGCGCGGCTGCTCGTCGGCATCCTGAAGCCCACGGCGGGTGGCGTCTTCCTGGACGGCAACAATGTTTATCTCTGGGAGCGCAGTTCATTCGGAAAGGTGGCGGGCTATCTTCCCCAGTCCGTTTCCCTCCTCGAGGGGACGATCCGCGAAAACATCGCCCGCATGGAAGAAAGCGATCCTTACAAGGTGCTGGAGGCGTCGCGGCTCGCCGACGTCCACGACATGATCGGGCGCCTGCCGCTCGGCTATGATACGCCGGTGGGCGAAGGGCAATTGACCCTTTCCGGAGGACAAAGACAGCGCATCGCGCTCGCCCGCTGCCTTTACGGCCGCCCGCGCCTCATCGTCCTCGATGAGCCCAATGCCAATCTTGATGCGATCGGCGAACGGGCCCTCATCCGCGCGGTCGAAGACGCGCGCCGCGACGGCGCCATCGTCATCCTCATCGCCCACAGGCCGGCCATCATGCAGGTCGCCGACAAATTGCTCGTGCTGGAAGGCGGCCGGATCAGCCAGTTCGGCCCGCGCACCGACGTTGTCGCCTCCATGATGCCGGGCGAAACACGACGCGAAGGTACTGCCTGA